The DNA segment GGCGCTTCAACCTCGTCGGCGTCACCACCGATCGCGGGCCGTTGAGCGGCGTCAAGCTGTTGATCCTAAAGCGTTGGTGGCTCGAAGATATTCGCGTCGAACAGGGCTTCGCGCCGCTGTTCCATCTCGGCCCCCACGCAGCCTACTGGCTCCAGCAGGCCCTGAACGGCATGGTGCTGGCGGGCGTCTACGGACTGATCGCCACCGGCTTCGCGCTGATCTACGGGCTGGTCGGACGCATCAATTTCGCCTTCGGCGAGATCGCCGTCGCGGGCGGGGTGAACACGTTGATTCTCGTCGGCGTCAGCACGTTCTTCGGACGACTGAGCGGCCCGATCCTTGCCCTCGCCCTGTTCGCCGGTATAGCCGCCGCCGCCCTCCTCAGCTGGACCGCCGGCCGCACCATAGTCCTCCCCCTCGCCACCCGCTCCCGAGCCCCCCAGACGACATTGATCGGCACTTTGGCACTTGCAATCGTGCTCAGCGAGCTTATCCGGCTGACCGCACCGGATCGCCTTAACTGGTTGCCCGCGCTTCTGAATCGCCCGCTTTACCTCGCAGGTGCGGAGAGCTTCGTGGCCACGGTGACACCCGCCCAGCTTCTGGGTGCCGGGCTCGCCATGTCGGGGGCATCACTGCTTCTTGGCTTGATGACGTTCTCGAATTTTGGACGCTCCTGGCGCGCCCACGCCGAGGATCCACTGATGGCGGCGATGCTTGGCGTGCCGATTCCGCTTCTGCGCTCGCTGACATTCATCATCGCCGGAGCGTCGGCGGGGCTGGCAGGCGCCGTGGTTGTGGTAGCCTATGGCACGATCCAGGCCGGCGACGGCCTTTCCCTTACGCTCAAGGCCTTGATTTCGGCAATTATTGGCGGCATTGGCTCCGTGCCGGGTGCGTTTCTTGGCGCCGCCCTCGTTGCCGGCGTTGAAATCGTGTGGTCCTCGGCGTTCGACATCGCGTATCGCGACGTGGTGACCTATTCTCTCCTGGCGGCATTTCTCATGCTGAGACCTGGAGGGCTCCTCAATCGTGCGGCGCCGTCGCCGCGAGAATTCTGAGCATTTTGATGACCTTGCCCGTTTCCCCCGCCGATGTTGCCGCCGCCCGCGAAGTGATCGCCGGCGCCGTGCTGCGCACGCCCACGCTTCCGGCGCCGCGCCTTTCGGCGATTACGGGCGCGCATGTTTTCGTGAAATACGAGAACCTGCAGGTCACCGCCAGCTTCAAGGAGCGGGGCGCGCTGGTGAAGCTTGCCAGCTTATCGCCGCAGGAGCGGGCGTCAGGCGTCGTCGCAATGTCTGCTGGCAACCATGCACAGGCGGTGGCGTACCACGCCGCACGGCTGGGCATCCGCGCCACCATCGTGATGCCCAAGCATACCCCCATGGTCAAGGTGGCGGCCACCGAGGCGCACGGCGCACGTGTCGTGCTGCACGGCGAGTCGGTGGGAGACGCCAGCGAGGAAGCCGACCGCATCGCCCGGAATGAAGGCCTTGTCTGGGTGCACCCTTACGACGATCCTCATGTCATCGCCGGTCAGGGTTCCATCGCCTGCGAAATGCTTGAAGACGCTCCAGAACTCGACGCGCTCCTGGTGCCGGTCGGCGGCGGCGGGTTGATTTCGGGAATGGCGGTGGCTGCACGGGACATGCGTCCCGACATCGAGATCGTCGGCGTGGAAACCACGCTGTACCCCTCGATGTGGAACGCGCTCCACCAGCAAAACCGCCCCTGCGTCGGCGCCACACTCGCCGAAGGCATCGCCGTCAAGGAAGCCGGAGCCCTGACCCGAGAGATCGTGTCGGCACTGGTTTCAGACGTGGTTCTGGTCGATGAACCCACCTTCGAGCGGGCCGTAAATCTGTTCCTCACCCAGCAGAAGACGCTGGCCGAGGGCGCGGGCGCGGCAGGGCTGGCTGAACTTCTTGCCCAGCCCGATCGCTATCGTGGCCGCAACGTCGGCCTTGTCGTCTCGGGCGGCAATATCGATCCTCGCATGGTGGCCTCGATCATGATGCGCGAGCTGGAGCGTGAGGAACGCATTGTCAGCTTCCGCTTTTCCATGCTCGATCGCCCCGGCGAGCTCGGCATCATTGCTTCGCTTCTTGGCGGCCTTGGTGCCAACATTCTCGAGGTCGAGCACAAGCGGCACTTCCTCGACGTGCACGCGAAGGGGGCCCGGCTCGACGTCACGGTCGAGACCCGCGACCGCGCCCATGCCGATGAAGTGCAGCGCGTTCTGCTCGCCGAAGGCATGGATGTCGTTCGTATCGATTGGCGCACCGCCGGCTGAGGGAGGCAACGGCCCCTTGTGCTTGGGCGTTTTGCCTCCAATCTG comes from the Ancylobacter pratisalsi genome and includes:
- a CDS encoding branched-chain amino acid ABC transporter permease — translated: MLGRIVRTGLIVLPIVLIGLLLSGCGSVIDADQARICRAIPEALNQDGAAITETSLSPVPGQPTALRLAYRLRIGDMMLARWIVCEFAAQSGVGRFNLVGVTTDRGPLSGVKLLILKRWWLEDIRVEQGFAPLFHLGPHAAYWLQQALNGMVLAGVYGLIATGFALIYGLVGRINFAFGEIAVAGGVNTLILVGVSTFFGRLSGPILALALFAGIAAAALLSWTAGRTIVLPLATRSRAPQTTLIGTLALAIVLSELIRLTAPDRLNWLPALLNRPLYLAGAESFVATVTPAQLLGAGLAMSGASLLLGLMTFSNFGRSWRAHAEDPLMAAMLGVPIPLLRSLTFIIAGASAGLAGAVVVVAYGTIQAGDGLSLTLKALISAIIGGIGSVPGAFLGAALVAGVEIVWSSAFDIAYRDVVTYSLLAAFLMLRPGGLLNRAAPSPREF
- a CDS encoding threonine ammonia-lyase codes for the protein MTLPVSPADVAAAREVIAGAVLRTPTLPAPRLSAITGAHVFVKYENLQVTASFKERGALVKLASLSPQERASGVVAMSAGNHAQAVAYHAARLGIRATIVMPKHTPMVKVAATEAHGARVVLHGESVGDASEEADRIARNEGLVWVHPYDDPHVIAGQGSIACEMLEDAPELDALLVPVGGGGLISGMAVAARDMRPDIEIVGVETTLYPSMWNALHQQNRPCVGATLAEGIAVKEAGALTREIVSALVSDVVLVDEPTFERAVNLFLTQQKTLAEGAGAAGLAELLAQPDRYRGRNVGLVVSGGNIDPRMVASIMMRELEREERIVSFRFSMLDRPGELGIIASLLGGLGANILEVEHKRHFLDVHAKGARLDVTVETRDRAHADEVQRVLLAEGMDVVRIDWRTAG